The Acidobacteriota bacterium genome includes the window CGATTCGCCGGTCATCTGGCGCGGGCCGATGCTGCACGGCGTCATCCAGCAGTTCTTTCGCGAGGTACGGTGGCCGGCGCTCGACTACCTCATCGTCGACATGCCGCCGGGCACCGGCGACGTGGCGCTCAGCCTCAGCCAGGTGGTTCCGGTGACCGGCGCCGTGCTCGTGACGACGCCGCAGAACGTGTCGCTGGCCGACACGCGGCGGGCCGTGCGGATGTACCAGAAGCTGAACATCCCGACGCTCGGGCTCATCGAGAACATGAGCCACTTCGTGTGCCCGAACTGCCATCACGAGAGCGACATCTTCGGGAAAGGGGGCGGCGAGGGACTCGCGAAGGCGATGAGCGTCCCGTTCATCGGCCGCGTGCCGATCTACGAGCCAATTCGGCGCGGTGGCGACTCGGGAATGCCGCTGGTGCTGGCCGAGCCCGATTCACCGCCCGCGCGCGCGTTCATGGCCGCGGCCGAGCAGATGGCCGCGCAGATCTCGATCGCGAGCTACAAGCGCCCGATCCCGCTCACGCCGGTCAGCTAGGAGCGAACCGGTCGGCGCGCGCTGGGGAAGCGCTGACGGAACGCGTCCGAGGCCCGCACGCGCACGCGGTTCCCCGAGGGAATGAGAAAGCAGGCGGAGACACCCTGCGCGTTCGCCCAGCGCAGGCCTTGCTCCGGCCCCATCACGTACAGCGCGGTCGAGAGGATGTCCGCGACGAGGCCGCGTTCGTTCCAGACCACGACCGAGCCGCCGAATGTCGCCGGCGTGCCGGTGCGAGGGTCGATGATGTGTCCGACGCGCGCGCGGCCCGCGCGCTGATCGCGCTGCGACCCGCCGCTGGTCGCGATCGATCCGCTCGTCAGCCTGACGTCGAACAGCCTCCGGGACCGGTGTCGCGGATGCGCGACGGCGACGCGCCAGCCGCCTGGCGGGCTGACGCCCCACACGCCGACCTGGCCCCCCAGATCGATGAGCCACCCCGCCGAGGGAACGGCCGCGGCAGACGCCCGATCGATCGCCTCTCCTTTTCCGAAGCCTCCCGAGTCCAGGCGCCCGTGCTCCGGACGGCGGATCGTGCACGCGGACCTCTCGAAGCTCCACGCGGAGAAGCGCGATGCCGGCAGGGCCGCGATGATTTCCTCGTGCGACGG containing:
- a CDS encoding Mrp/NBP35 family ATP-binding protein → MATEVTEAAVLSALRSVKDPDLHRDIVALGFIKKLSISGGRVDFTIELTTPACPVKDKMRDEAKAAVSAVPGVTEVEVRMSAQVRAGGADFSRAGIPGVKNIIAVGAGKGGVGKTTVAVNLAAALARCGSQVGLIDGDIYGPNVPMMLGLNTQLTTDGQKIVPAEQYGIHVVSIGFLTQDDSPVIWRGPMLHGVIQQFFREVRWPALDYLIVDMPPGTGDVALSLSQVVPVTGAVLVTTPQNVSLADTRRAVRMYQKLNIPTLGLIENMSHFVCPNCHHESDIFGKGGGEGLAKAMSVPFIGRVPIYEPIRRGGDSGMPLVLAEPDSPPARAFMAAAEQMAAQISIASYKRPIPLTPVS
- a CDS encoding FAD:protein FMN transferase, giving the protein MIPALALAQTLVLALAQPVASAEASREAYLMGTRATLVARAASRPEALSALDALLRVLEDTEQDLSTWRDTPFNRLNRARPGEIAAVPPALCELMGLLSDWTRRTGGTFDPAAGPLLDIWGVQTTARVPSHEEIIAALPASRFSAWSFERSACTIRRPEHGRLDSGGFGKGEAIDRASAAAVPSAGWLIDLGGQVGVWGVSPPGGWRVAVAHPRHRSRRLFDVRLTSGSIATSGGSQRDQRAGRARVGHIIDPRTGTPATFGGSVVVWNERGLVADILSTALYVMGPEQGLRWANAQGVSACFLIPSGNRVRVRASDAFRQRFPSARRPVRS